From a region of the Nyctibius grandis isolate bNycGra1 chromosome 10, bNycGra1.pri, whole genome shotgun sequence genome:
- the LOC137667899 gene encoding tripartite motif-containing protein 10-like isoform X4, whose protein sequence is MMESGKRNADPEWDAKIRKLTEEFESDTELEECDTENAELTAEIDNLTAELGERDRKISKLTSDLGECDAKIKERDRKITKLAAEARRLTAQLGDRDKRLRKLTAELAKCDSTIRIFTVELGEQNTKIGELTADVRDCNRKLRQHAAELEERDVQIRANEAEIRRLTELLEERDSEVRKQDAVISKLREELEELKDQEGAESSEELEESDLERGERDKKIEEITEELAERSARIGELTTELGERDTKIDELSAEIEKRDRKIDELTAELEEYKAKVRKCIEEHRKDEEKMANVTLDPETAHPRLILSEDQKSVRWEYLLQESPDGPERFDADPCVLGCEAFTSGRHCWVVDLEEGQYCAVGVSKESLRRKGHVSFNPEEGIWAVQQWGFKNRALTSPPTLLNLPRVPRKIRISLDYEWGEVAFFDVDNGIPIFTFPPASFAGERVRPWFWVELGSLSLVR, encoded by the exons AAAGCGACACAGAACTGG AGGAATGTGACACAGAAAATG cTGAACTTACAGCAGAGATTG acaaTCTGACCGCAGAACTTG gtGAACGTGATAGAAAAATCA gcaAGCTTACGTCAGACCTGG gtgAATGCGATGCCAAAATCA aggaACGTGATAGAAAAATTA CCAAGCTCGCAGCAGAAGCAC GCAGACTCACAGCGCAGCTTG GGGATCGAGACAAGCGGCTTC GGAAACTCACTGCAGAACTTG caaaatgcGACTCAACGATTC gaATATTTACGGTGGAGTTGG GAGAGCAGAACACAAAAATAG gtGAACTCACTGCAGACGTCA gggactgcaacagaaaacttc GGCAACACGCGGCAGAACTGG AGGAGCGGGACGTGCAAATCC GGGCCAACGAAGCGGAGATCA GGCGCCTCACCGAGCTGCTGG aggaGCGGGATTCTGAAGTTC gaaaacagGATGCCGTCATTA gCAAGCTGAGGGAGGAGCTTG aggAATTAAAGGATCAGGAAGGTG CTGAATCTTCTGAGGAGCTTg aggaGAGTGACCTAGAAAGGG GGGAACGTGATAAAAAAATAG aGGAAATCACTGAAGAGCTTG cGGAACGGAGCGCACGGATCG GTGAACTCACCACAGAGCTGG gaGAACGTGACACCAAAATTG aCGAACTATCTGCAGAAATCG aAAAACGTGATAGAAAAATTG atGAACTCACTGCAGAGCTTG AGGAATACAAAGCCAAAGTGC gaaaatgcATTGAAGAGCACA ggaaagatgaggaaaaaatgg CAAACGTGACGCTGGACCCGGAGACAGCCCACCCCCGCCTCATCCTCTCCGAGGATCAGAAGAGCGTGAGGTGGGAATACCTGCTGCAGGAGTCTCCTGACGGCCCCGAGCGCTTCGACGCTGATCCTTGCGTGTTGGGTTGCGAAGCCTTCACCTCCGGGAGACACTGTTGGGTGGTGGATCTAGAAGAAGGCCAGTACTGCGCCGTTGGGGTCAGCAAAGAGTCCCTGCGGAGGAAGGGACACGTTAGCTTTAATCCTGAGGAAGGGATCTGGGCGGTGCAGCAATGGGGGTTCAAGAACCGCGCCCTCACTTCTCCTCCGACCCTCCTCAACCTGCCCCGCGTCCCCAGAAAGATCCGGATCTCTCTAGACTACGAATGGGGAGAGGTGGCTTTTTTTGACGTCGACAACGGAATACCCATCTTCACTTTTCCACCGGCTTCCTTCGCCGGGGAGAGGGTCCGGCCGTGGTTCTGGGTGGAGCTGGGCTCCCTCTCTCTGGTCCGATGA
- the LOC137667899 gene encoding tripartite motif-containing protein 10-like isoform X8, with the protein MMESGKRNADPEEWDAKIRKLTEEFEESDTELEECDTENAELTAEIDNLTAELGERDRKISKLTSDLGECDAKIKERDRKITKLAAEARRLTAQLGDRDKRLRKLTAELAKCDSTIRIFTVELGEQNTKIGELTADVRDCNRKLRQHAAELEERDVQIRRLTELLEERDSEVRKQDAVISKLREELEELKDQEGAESSEELEESDLERGERDKKIEEITEELAERSARIGELTTELGERDTKIDELSAEIEKRDRKIDELTAELEEYKAKVRKCIEEHRKDEEKMANVTLDPETAHPRLILSEDQKSVRWEYLLQESPDGPERFDADPCVLGCEAFTSGRHCWVVDLEEGQYCAVGVSKESLRRKGHVSFNPEEGIWAVQQWGFKNRALTSPPTLLNLPRVPRKIRISLDYEWGEVAFFDVDNGIPIFTFPPASFAGERVRPWFWVELGSLSLVR; encoded by the exons aaGAAAGCGACACAGAACTGG AGGAATGTGACACAGAAAATG cTGAACTTACAGCAGAGATTG acaaTCTGACCGCAGAACTTG gtGAACGTGATAGAAAAATCA gcaAGCTTACGTCAGACCTGG gtgAATGCGATGCCAAAATCA aggaACGTGATAGAAAAATTA CCAAGCTCGCAGCAGAAGCAC GCAGACTCACAGCGCAGCTTG GGGATCGAGACAAGCGGCTTC GGAAACTCACTGCAGAACTTG caaaatgcGACTCAACGATTC gaATATTTACGGTGGAGTTGG GAGAGCAGAACACAAAAATAG gtGAACTCACTGCAGACGTCA gggactgcaacagaaaacttc GGCAACACGCGGCAGAACTGG AGGAGCGGGACGTGCAAATCC GGCGCCTCACCGAGCTGCTGG aggaGCGGGATTCTGAAGTTC gaaaacagGATGCCGTCATTA gCAAGCTGAGGGAGGAGCTTG aggAATTAAAGGATCAGGAAGGTG CTGAATCTTCTGAGGAGCTTg aggaGAGTGACCTAGAAAGGG GGGAACGTGATAAAAAAATAG aGGAAATCACTGAAGAGCTTG cGGAACGGAGCGCACGGATCG GTGAACTCACCACAGAGCTGG gaGAACGTGACACCAAAATTG aCGAACTATCTGCAGAAATCG aAAAACGTGATAGAAAAATTG atGAACTCACTGCAGAGCTTG AGGAATACAAAGCCAAAGTGC gaaaatgcATTGAAGAGCACA ggaaagatgaggaaaaaatgg CAAACGTGACGCTGGACCCGGAGACAGCCCACCCCCGCCTCATCCTCTCCGAGGATCAGAAGAGCGTGAGGTGGGAATACCTGCTGCAGGAGTCTCCTGACGGCCCCGAGCGCTTCGACGCTGATCCTTGCGTGTTGGGTTGCGAAGCCTTCACCTCCGGGAGACACTGTTGGGTGGTGGATCTAGAAGAAGGCCAGTACTGCGCCGTTGGGGTCAGCAAAGAGTCCCTGCGGAGGAAGGGACACGTTAGCTTTAATCCTGAGGAAGGGATCTGGGCGGTGCAGCAATGGGGGTTCAAGAACCGCGCCCTCACTTCTCCTCCGACCCTCCTCAACCTGCCCCGCGTCCCCAGAAAGATCCGGATCTCTCTAGACTACGAATGGGGAGAGGTGGCTTTTTTTGACGTCGACAACGGAATACCCATCTTCACTTTTCCACCGGCTTCCTTCGCCGGGGAGAGGGTCCGGCCGTGGTTCTGGGTGGAGCTGGGCTCCCTCTCTCTGGTCCGATGA
- the LOC137667899 gene encoding tripartite motif-containing protein 10-like isoform X21: MMESAELTAEIDNLTAELGERDRKISKLTSDLGECDAKIKERDRKITKLAAEARRLTAQLGDRDKRLRKLTAELAKCDSTIRIFTVELGEQNTKIGELTADVRDCNRKLRQHAAELEERDVQIRANEAEIRRLTELLEERDSEVRKQDAVISKLREELEELKDQEGAESSEELEESDLERGERDKKIEEITEELAERSARIGELTTELGERDTKIDELSAEIEKRDRKIDELTAELEEYKAKVRKCIEEHRKDEEKMANVTLDPETAHPRLILSEDQKSVRWEYLLQESPDGPERFDADPCVLGCEAFTSGRHCWVVDLEEGQYCAVGVSKESLRRKGHVSFNPEEGIWAVQQWGFKNRALTSPPTLLNLPRVPRKIRISLDYEWGEVAFFDVDNGIPIFTFPPASFAGERVRPWFWVELGSLSLVR; this comes from the exons cTGAACTTACAGCAGAGATTG acaaTCTGACCGCAGAACTTG gtGAACGTGATAGAAAAATCA gcaAGCTTACGTCAGACCTGG gtgAATGCGATGCCAAAATCA aggaACGTGATAGAAAAATTA CCAAGCTCGCAGCAGAAGCAC GCAGACTCACAGCGCAGCTTG GGGATCGAGACAAGCGGCTTC GGAAACTCACTGCAGAACTTG caaaatgcGACTCAACGATTC gaATATTTACGGTGGAGTTGG GAGAGCAGAACACAAAAATAG gtGAACTCACTGCAGACGTCA gggactgcaacagaaaacttc GGCAACACGCGGCAGAACTGG AGGAGCGGGACGTGCAAATCC GGGCCAACGAAGCGGAGATCA GGCGCCTCACCGAGCTGCTGG aggaGCGGGATTCTGAAGTTC gaaaacagGATGCCGTCATTA gCAAGCTGAGGGAGGAGCTTG aggAATTAAAGGATCAGGAAGGTG CTGAATCTTCTGAGGAGCTTg aggaGAGTGACCTAGAAAGGG GGGAACGTGATAAAAAAATAG aGGAAATCACTGAAGAGCTTG cGGAACGGAGCGCACGGATCG GTGAACTCACCACAGAGCTGG gaGAACGTGACACCAAAATTG aCGAACTATCTGCAGAAATCG aAAAACGTGATAGAAAAATTG atGAACTCACTGCAGAGCTTG AGGAATACAAAGCCAAAGTGC gaaaatgcATTGAAGAGCACA ggaaagatgaggaaaaaatgg CAAACGTGACGCTGGACCCGGAGACAGCCCACCCCCGCCTCATCCTCTCCGAGGATCAGAAGAGCGTGAGGTGGGAATACCTGCTGCAGGAGTCTCCTGACGGCCCCGAGCGCTTCGACGCTGATCCTTGCGTGTTGGGTTGCGAAGCCTTCACCTCCGGGAGACACTGTTGGGTGGTGGATCTAGAAGAAGGCCAGTACTGCGCCGTTGGGGTCAGCAAAGAGTCCCTGCGGAGGAAGGGACACGTTAGCTTTAATCCTGAGGAAGGGATCTGGGCGGTGCAGCAATGGGGGTTCAAGAACCGCGCCCTCACTTCTCCTCCGACCCTCCTCAACCTGCCCCGCGTCCCCAGAAAGATCCGGATCTCTCTAGACTACGAATGGGGAGAGGTGGCTTTTTTTGACGTCGACAACGGAATACCCATCTTCACTTTTCCACCGGCTTCCTTCGCCGGGGAGAGGGTCCGGCCGTGGTTCTGGGTGGAGCTGGGCTCCCTCTCTCTGGTCCGATGA
- the LOC137667899 gene encoding tripartite motif-containing protein 10-like isoform X3 — MMESGKRNADPEWDAKIRKLTEEFEESDTELEECDTENAELTAEIDNLTAELGERDRKISKLTSDLGECDAKIKERDRKITKLAAEARRLTAQLGDRDKRLRKLTAELAKCDSTIRIFTVELGEQNTKIGELTADVRDCNRKLRQHAAELEERDVQIRANEAEIRRLTELLEERDSEVRKQDAVISKLREELEELKDQEGAESSEELEESDLERGERDKKIEEITEELAERSARIGELTTELGERDTKIDELSAEIEKRDRKIDELTAELEEYKAKVRKCIEEHRKDEEKMANVTLDPETAHPRLILSEDQKSVRWEYLLQESPDGPERFDADPCVLGCEAFTSGRHCWVVDLEEGQYCAVGVSKESLRRKGHVSFNPEEGIWAVQQWGFKNRALTSPPTLLNLPRVPRKIRISLDYEWGEVAFFDVDNGIPIFTFPPASFAGERVRPWFWVELGSLSLVR; from the exons aaGAAAGCGACACAGAACTGG AGGAATGTGACACAGAAAATG cTGAACTTACAGCAGAGATTG acaaTCTGACCGCAGAACTTG gtGAACGTGATAGAAAAATCA gcaAGCTTACGTCAGACCTGG gtgAATGCGATGCCAAAATCA aggaACGTGATAGAAAAATTA CCAAGCTCGCAGCAGAAGCAC GCAGACTCACAGCGCAGCTTG GGGATCGAGACAAGCGGCTTC GGAAACTCACTGCAGAACTTG caaaatgcGACTCAACGATTC gaATATTTACGGTGGAGTTGG GAGAGCAGAACACAAAAATAG gtGAACTCACTGCAGACGTCA gggactgcaacagaaaacttc GGCAACACGCGGCAGAACTGG AGGAGCGGGACGTGCAAATCC GGGCCAACGAAGCGGAGATCA GGCGCCTCACCGAGCTGCTGG aggaGCGGGATTCTGAAGTTC gaaaacagGATGCCGTCATTA gCAAGCTGAGGGAGGAGCTTG aggAATTAAAGGATCAGGAAGGTG CTGAATCTTCTGAGGAGCTTg aggaGAGTGACCTAGAAAGGG GGGAACGTGATAAAAAAATAG aGGAAATCACTGAAGAGCTTG cGGAACGGAGCGCACGGATCG GTGAACTCACCACAGAGCTGG gaGAACGTGACACCAAAATTG aCGAACTATCTGCAGAAATCG aAAAACGTGATAGAAAAATTG atGAACTCACTGCAGAGCTTG AGGAATACAAAGCCAAAGTGC gaaaatgcATTGAAGAGCACA ggaaagatgaggaaaaaatgg CAAACGTGACGCTGGACCCGGAGACAGCCCACCCCCGCCTCATCCTCTCCGAGGATCAGAAGAGCGTGAGGTGGGAATACCTGCTGCAGGAGTCTCCTGACGGCCCCGAGCGCTTCGACGCTGATCCTTGCGTGTTGGGTTGCGAAGCCTTCACCTCCGGGAGACACTGTTGGGTGGTGGATCTAGAAGAAGGCCAGTACTGCGCCGTTGGGGTCAGCAAAGAGTCCCTGCGGAGGAAGGGACACGTTAGCTTTAATCCTGAGGAAGGGATCTGGGCGGTGCAGCAATGGGGGTTCAAGAACCGCGCCCTCACTTCTCCTCCGACCCTCCTCAACCTGCCCCGCGTCCCCAGAAAGATCCGGATCTCTCTAGACTACGAATGGGGAGAGGTGGCTTTTTTTGACGTCGACAACGGAATACCCATCTTCACTTTTCCACCGGCTTCCTTCGCCGGGGAGAGGGTCCGGCCGTGGTTCTGGGTGGAGCTGGGCTCCCTCTCTCTGGTCCGATGA
- the LOC137667899 gene encoding tripartite motif-containing protein 10-like isoform X5, producing the protein MMESEEWDAKIRKLTEEFEESDTELEECDTENAELTAEIDNLTAELGERDRKISKLTSDLGECDAKIKERDRKITKLAAEARRLTAQLGDRDKRLRKLTAELAKCDSTIRIFTVELGEQNTKIGELTADVRDCNRKLRQHAAELEERDVQIRANEAEIRRLTELLEERDSEVRKQDAVISKLREELEELKDQEGAESSEELEESDLERGERDKKIEEITEELAERSARIGELTTELGERDTKIDELSAEIEKRDRKIDELTAELEEYKAKVRKCIEEHRKDEEKMANVTLDPETAHPRLILSEDQKSVRWEYLLQESPDGPERFDADPCVLGCEAFTSGRHCWVVDLEEGQYCAVGVSKESLRRKGHVSFNPEEGIWAVQQWGFKNRALTSPPTLLNLPRVPRKIRISLDYEWGEVAFFDVDNGIPIFTFPPASFAGERVRPWFWVELGSLSLVR; encoded by the exons aaGAAAGCGACACAGAACTGG AGGAATGTGACACAGAAAATG cTGAACTTACAGCAGAGATTG acaaTCTGACCGCAGAACTTG gtGAACGTGATAGAAAAATCA gcaAGCTTACGTCAGACCTGG gtgAATGCGATGCCAAAATCA aggaACGTGATAGAAAAATTA CCAAGCTCGCAGCAGAAGCAC GCAGACTCACAGCGCAGCTTG GGGATCGAGACAAGCGGCTTC GGAAACTCACTGCAGAACTTG caaaatgcGACTCAACGATTC gaATATTTACGGTGGAGTTGG GAGAGCAGAACACAAAAATAG gtGAACTCACTGCAGACGTCA gggactgcaacagaaaacttc GGCAACACGCGGCAGAACTGG AGGAGCGGGACGTGCAAATCC GGGCCAACGAAGCGGAGATCA GGCGCCTCACCGAGCTGCTGG aggaGCGGGATTCTGAAGTTC gaaaacagGATGCCGTCATTA gCAAGCTGAGGGAGGAGCTTG aggAATTAAAGGATCAGGAAGGTG CTGAATCTTCTGAGGAGCTTg aggaGAGTGACCTAGAAAGGG GGGAACGTGATAAAAAAATAG aGGAAATCACTGAAGAGCTTG cGGAACGGAGCGCACGGATCG GTGAACTCACCACAGAGCTGG gaGAACGTGACACCAAAATTG aCGAACTATCTGCAGAAATCG aAAAACGTGATAGAAAAATTG atGAACTCACTGCAGAGCTTG AGGAATACAAAGCCAAAGTGC gaaaatgcATTGAAGAGCACA ggaaagatgaggaaaaaatgg CAAACGTGACGCTGGACCCGGAGACAGCCCACCCCCGCCTCATCCTCTCCGAGGATCAGAAGAGCGTGAGGTGGGAATACCTGCTGCAGGAGTCTCCTGACGGCCCCGAGCGCTTCGACGCTGATCCTTGCGTGTTGGGTTGCGAAGCCTTCACCTCCGGGAGACACTGTTGGGTGGTGGATCTAGAAGAAGGCCAGTACTGCGCCGTTGGGGTCAGCAAAGAGTCCCTGCGGAGGAAGGGACACGTTAGCTTTAATCCTGAGGAAGGGATCTGGGCGGTGCAGCAATGGGGGTTCAAGAACCGCGCCCTCACTTCTCCTCCGACCCTCCTCAACCTGCCCCGCGTCCCCAGAAAGATCCGGATCTCTCTAGACTACGAATGGGGAGAGGTGGCTTTTTTTGACGTCGACAACGGAATACCCATCTTCACTTTTCCACCGGCTTCCTTCGCCGGGGAGAGGGTCCGGCCGTGGTTCTGGGTGGAGCTGGGCTCCCTCTCTCTGGTCCGATGA
- the LOC137667899 gene encoding tripartite motif-containing protein 10-like isoform X6: MMESGKRNADPEEWDAKIRKLTEEFEESDTELAELTAEIDNLTAELGERDRKISKLTSDLGECDAKIKERDRKITKLAAEARRLTAQLGDRDKRLRKLTAELAKCDSTIRIFTVELGEQNTKIGELTADVRDCNRKLRQHAAELEERDVQIRANEAEIRRLTELLEERDSEVRKQDAVISKLREELEELKDQEGAESSEELEESDLERGERDKKIEEITEELAERSARIGELTTELGERDTKIDELSAEIEKRDRKIDELTAELEEYKAKVRKCIEEHRKDEEKMANVTLDPETAHPRLILSEDQKSVRWEYLLQESPDGPERFDADPCVLGCEAFTSGRHCWVVDLEEGQYCAVGVSKESLRRKGHVSFNPEEGIWAVQQWGFKNRALTSPPTLLNLPRVPRKIRISLDYEWGEVAFFDVDNGIPIFTFPPASFAGERVRPWFWVELGSLSLVR, from the exons aaGAAAGCGACACAGAACTGG cTGAACTTACAGCAGAGATTG acaaTCTGACCGCAGAACTTG gtGAACGTGATAGAAAAATCA gcaAGCTTACGTCAGACCTGG gtgAATGCGATGCCAAAATCA aggaACGTGATAGAAAAATTA CCAAGCTCGCAGCAGAAGCAC GCAGACTCACAGCGCAGCTTG GGGATCGAGACAAGCGGCTTC GGAAACTCACTGCAGAACTTG caaaatgcGACTCAACGATTC gaATATTTACGGTGGAGTTGG GAGAGCAGAACACAAAAATAG gtGAACTCACTGCAGACGTCA gggactgcaacagaaaacttc GGCAACACGCGGCAGAACTGG AGGAGCGGGACGTGCAAATCC GGGCCAACGAAGCGGAGATCA GGCGCCTCACCGAGCTGCTGG aggaGCGGGATTCTGAAGTTC gaaaacagGATGCCGTCATTA gCAAGCTGAGGGAGGAGCTTG aggAATTAAAGGATCAGGAAGGTG CTGAATCTTCTGAGGAGCTTg aggaGAGTGACCTAGAAAGGG GGGAACGTGATAAAAAAATAG aGGAAATCACTGAAGAGCTTG cGGAACGGAGCGCACGGATCG GTGAACTCACCACAGAGCTGG gaGAACGTGACACCAAAATTG aCGAACTATCTGCAGAAATCG aAAAACGTGATAGAAAAATTG atGAACTCACTGCAGAGCTTG AGGAATACAAAGCCAAAGTGC gaaaatgcATTGAAGAGCACA ggaaagatgaggaaaaaatgg CAAACGTGACGCTGGACCCGGAGACAGCCCACCCCCGCCTCATCCTCTCCGAGGATCAGAAGAGCGTGAGGTGGGAATACCTGCTGCAGGAGTCTCCTGACGGCCCCGAGCGCTTCGACGCTGATCCTTGCGTGTTGGGTTGCGAAGCCTTCACCTCCGGGAGACACTGTTGGGTGGTGGATCTAGAAGAAGGCCAGTACTGCGCCGTTGGGGTCAGCAAAGAGTCCCTGCGGAGGAAGGGACACGTTAGCTTTAATCCTGAGGAAGGGATCTGGGCGGTGCAGCAATGGGGGTTCAAGAACCGCGCCCTCACTTCTCCTCCGACCCTCCTCAACCTGCCCCGCGTCCCCAGAAAGATCCGGATCTCTCTAGACTACGAATGGGGAGAGGTGGCTTTTTTTGACGTCGACAACGGAATACCCATCTTCACTTTTCCACCGGCTTCCTTCGCCGGGGAGAGGGTCCGGCCGTGGTTCTGGGTGGAGCTGGGCTCCCTCTCTCTGGTCCGATGA
- the LOC137667899 gene encoding tripartite motif-containing protein 10-like isoform X14: MMESGKRNADPEEWDAKIRKLTEEFEESDTELDNLTAELGERDRKISKLTSDLGECDAKIKERDRKITKLAAEARRLTAQLGDRDKRLRKLTAELAKCDSTIRIFTVELGEQNTKIGELTADVRDCNRKLRQHAAELEERDVQIRANEAEIRRLTELLEERDSEVRKQDAVISKLREELEELKDQEGAESSEELEESDLERGERDKKIEEITEELAERSARIGELTTELGERDTKIDELSAEIEKRDRKIDELTAELEEYKAKVRKCIEEHRKDEEKMANVTLDPETAHPRLILSEDQKSVRWEYLLQESPDGPERFDADPCVLGCEAFTSGRHCWVVDLEEGQYCAVGVSKESLRRKGHVSFNPEEGIWAVQQWGFKNRALTSPPTLLNLPRVPRKIRISLDYEWGEVAFFDVDNGIPIFTFPPASFAGERVRPWFWVELGSLSLVR, from the exons aaGAAAGCGACACAGAACTGG acaaTCTGACCGCAGAACTTG gtGAACGTGATAGAAAAATCA gcaAGCTTACGTCAGACCTGG gtgAATGCGATGCCAAAATCA aggaACGTGATAGAAAAATTA CCAAGCTCGCAGCAGAAGCAC GCAGACTCACAGCGCAGCTTG GGGATCGAGACAAGCGGCTTC GGAAACTCACTGCAGAACTTG caaaatgcGACTCAACGATTC gaATATTTACGGTGGAGTTGG GAGAGCAGAACACAAAAATAG gtGAACTCACTGCAGACGTCA gggactgcaacagaaaacttc GGCAACACGCGGCAGAACTGG AGGAGCGGGACGTGCAAATCC GGGCCAACGAAGCGGAGATCA GGCGCCTCACCGAGCTGCTGG aggaGCGGGATTCTGAAGTTC gaaaacagGATGCCGTCATTA gCAAGCTGAGGGAGGAGCTTG aggAATTAAAGGATCAGGAAGGTG CTGAATCTTCTGAGGAGCTTg aggaGAGTGACCTAGAAAGGG GGGAACGTGATAAAAAAATAG aGGAAATCACTGAAGAGCTTG cGGAACGGAGCGCACGGATCG GTGAACTCACCACAGAGCTGG gaGAACGTGACACCAAAATTG aCGAACTATCTGCAGAAATCG aAAAACGTGATAGAAAAATTG atGAACTCACTGCAGAGCTTG AGGAATACAAAGCCAAAGTGC gaaaatgcATTGAAGAGCACA ggaaagatgaggaaaaaatgg CAAACGTGACGCTGGACCCGGAGACAGCCCACCCCCGCCTCATCCTCTCCGAGGATCAGAAGAGCGTGAGGTGGGAATACCTGCTGCAGGAGTCTCCTGACGGCCCCGAGCGCTTCGACGCTGATCCTTGCGTGTTGGGTTGCGAAGCCTTCACCTCCGGGAGACACTGTTGGGTGGTGGATCTAGAAGAAGGCCAGTACTGCGCCGTTGGGGTCAGCAAAGAGTCCCTGCGGAGGAAGGGACACGTTAGCTTTAATCCTGAGGAAGGGATCTGGGCGGTGCAGCAATGGGGGTTCAAGAACCGCGCCCTCACTTCTCCTCCGACCCTCCTCAACCTGCCCCGCGTCCCCAGAAAGATCCGGATCTCTCTAGACTACGAATGGGGAGAGGTGGCTTTTTTTGACGTCGACAACGGAATACCCATCTTCACTTTTCCACCGGCTTCCTTCGCCGGGGAGAGGGTCCGGCCGTGGTTCTGGGTGGAGCTGGGCTCCCTCTCTCTGGTCCGATGA